A single window of Rhipicephalus microplus isolate Deutch F79 chromosome 5, USDA_Rmic, whole genome shotgun sequence DNA harbors:
- the LOC142817385 gene encoding uncharacterized protein LOC142817385, producing the protein MTWQRLPGLLVLAIVLLRVPPQTAELNRPSPERVNHTTVDDFVTRVADMPVLNPYVVPPLVLDSDWGGQLRVLGGRVTGLSSLHRSESLIMRLSTTVDLRTTLEMGPVDGVFAVVLSPGRIIGPPLQTSIIYNTRRNLSFHAHAVTMNFSAGTDFKSGKSSLQLLVLRKVHGLNASLDAIDSYGRVVNTFTSMLNRHAERLLRYLVEDVLRTYMDDTIRFVNFSAENLLRSYLPSQTLLKLYQL; encoded by the exons ATGACGTGGCAGAGGCTACCGGGCCTCCTAGTCCTGGCCATTGTCTTGTTGCGAGTGCCTCCGCAGACAG CGGAGCTCAATCGGCCATCGCCAGAGCGAGTGAACCACACAACAGTAGACGACTTTGTCACTAGAGTTGCTGACATGCCCGTCCTCAACCCGTATGTGGTGCCGCCGCTGGTATTGGACAGCGACTGGGGTGGCCAGCTGCGCGTCTTAGGTGGCCGCGTGACCGGTCTGAGCAGCCTGCACCGTTCCGAGTCCTTGATCATGCGACTGTCGACAACCGTGGACCTTCGAACCACGCTGGAAATGGGACCTGTAGATGGCGTGTTTGCCGTCGTGCTGTCCCCGGGCCGAATAATCGGGCCTCCCTTGCAAACGTCCATCATATACAACACGCGCCGCAATCTCAGCTTCCACGCGCATGCGGTAACCATGAACTTTTCGGCAGGCACCGACTTCAAAAGCGGCAAAAGCAGCCTACAGTTGCTCGTCTTGCGCAAGGTACATGGTTTGAATGCCTCCCTAGACGCCATTGACTCCTATGGTCGTGTGGTGAACACCTTCACATCAATGTTGAACCGACACGCTGAGCGGCTGCTGCGTTATTTGGTCGAAGACGTTCTGCGCACATACATGGACGACACGATTCGCTTTGTGAACTTTAGCGCCGAAAATCTGCTCAGAAGCTACTTGCCCTCTCAAACTTTACTAAAATTGTACCAACTGTGA